In one window of Burkholderia cenocepacia DNA:
- a CDS encoding sterol desaturase family protein — MLHLIDAFVSDIQTWLYVDVVQPLLFKFNLMDYDEDTYDALYWVIIGALQMVLMFALLRPLEALLPVERWKNRRAVRVDVIYTAISKLGIYTLFFFFALQPVFDNFQAWLRLHGVANVNLDYLWPGVTSQPIVAFAIYLVVLDFAGYWYHRWQHKFGVWWELHAVHHSQRQMSLWCDDRNHLLDDVLQSCFFAAIALVIGVTPSQFVVLTAVTNFVQSIQHTNARLSFGWLGERLLVSPIFHRRHHAVGYGHEGTKYGCNFGVLFPWWDMMFGTASWSRTVEPTGIREQVEGVSYGDGFWSQHGLAFVRIFRRLFPAKRGAASA; from the coding sequence ATGCTGCACCTGATCGATGCGTTCGTGTCGGACATCCAGACCTGGCTGTACGTCGACGTCGTGCAGCCGCTCCTCTTCAAGTTCAACCTGATGGACTATGACGAGGACACCTACGACGCGCTGTACTGGGTGATCATCGGCGCGCTGCAGATGGTGCTGATGTTCGCGCTGCTGCGCCCGCTCGAGGCGCTGCTGCCGGTCGAGCGCTGGAAGAACCGCCGCGCGGTGCGGGTCGACGTGATCTACACGGCGATCTCGAAGCTCGGCATCTACACGCTGTTCTTCTTCTTCGCGCTGCAGCCGGTGTTCGACAACTTCCAGGCGTGGCTGCGCCTGCACGGTGTCGCGAACGTCAACCTCGACTATCTGTGGCCGGGCGTGACCTCGCAGCCGATCGTCGCGTTCGCGATCTACCTCGTCGTGCTCGATTTCGCCGGCTACTGGTATCACCGCTGGCAACACAAGTTCGGCGTCTGGTGGGAGCTGCACGCGGTCCATCACAGCCAGCGCCAGATGTCGCTGTGGTGCGACGACCGCAACCACCTGCTCGACGACGTGCTGCAGTCGTGCTTCTTCGCGGCGATCGCGCTCGTGATCGGCGTGACGCCGTCGCAGTTCGTCGTGCTCACCGCGGTCACGAACTTCGTGCAGAGCATCCAGCATACGAATGCGCGGCTGTCGTTCGGCTGGCTCGGCGAGCGCCTGCTCGTCAGCCCGATCTTCCACCGCCGCCACCATGCGGTCGGCTACGGCCACGAAGGCACCAAGTACGGCTGCAACTTCGGCGTGCTGTTCCCGTGGTGGGACATGATGTTCGGCACCGCGTCGTGGAGCCGCACGGTCGAGCCGACCGGCATCCGCGAGCAGGTCGAGGGCGTGTCCTATGGCGACGGCTTCTGGTCGCAGCACGGCCTGGCGTTCGTGCGGATCTTCCGGCGCCTGTTCCCCGCCAAGCGCGGCGCGGCGTCGGCCTGA
- a CDS encoding beta-propeller fold lactonase family protein, whose protein sequence is MRTFLSLGRTLALAAAVLAPAAHANNVIVLNSAEATLSLIDQQTREVVSTMPTGKEPHHLMATPDNASLIVANSVSNSLMFLDPKTGTLQRTVEGIDDPYQLGFSPDRKWFAAAGLRLDRVDIYGYDGRDLKLVKRVPLAVMPSHLAFTKDSKTLLVSLQVSGEIAAIDLPTQTVKWKMKVGKVPAGLWLTPDDKFLLVGMTGADYVAVVDWRNQKVVKQIYTGKGAHNFRSLADGTHVAVTNRVANTISIIDENTLTNVGDITGLLPGPDDMELSADKKTLWVTFRFAKKVGIIDLASRKLVQTIAVGRSPHGIYFYDRAPWRAANGA, encoded by the coding sequence ATGCGCACTTTCCTTTCCCTCGGCCGCACGCTCGCGCTGGCCGCCGCCGTCCTGGCGCCCGCCGCCCACGCGAATAACGTGATCGTTCTCAACTCGGCCGAAGCGACGCTTTCCCTGATCGACCAGCAGACCCGCGAAGTCGTTTCCACGATGCCGACCGGCAAGGAACCGCACCATTTGATGGCGACGCCCGACAACGCGTCGCTGATCGTCGCAAATTCGGTCTCGAACAGCCTGATGTTCCTCGATCCGAAGACGGGCACGCTGCAGCGCACCGTCGAAGGGATCGACGATCCTTACCAGCTCGGTTTCTCGCCCGATCGCAAGTGGTTCGCGGCGGCCGGCCTGCGGCTCGACCGCGTCGACATCTACGGCTACGACGGCCGCGACCTGAAGCTCGTGAAGCGCGTGCCGCTCGCGGTGATGCCGAGCCACCTCGCGTTCACGAAGGACAGCAAGACGCTGCTCGTGTCGCTGCAGGTGTCCGGCGAGATCGCGGCGATCGACCTGCCCACGCAGACGGTCAAATGGAAGATGAAGGTCGGCAAGGTGCCGGCCGGCCTGTGGCTCACGCCGGACGACAAGTTCCTGCTCGTCGGGATGACCGGCGCGGATTATGTCGCGGTCGTCGACTGGCGCAACCAGAAGGTCGTCAAGCAGATCTACACGGGCAAGGGCGCGCACAACTTCCGCTCGCTCGCCGACGGCACGCACGTCGCGGTGACGAACCGCGTCGCGAACACGATCAGCATCATCGACGAGAACACGCTCACCAACGTCGGCGACATCACGGGCCTGTTGCCGGGCCCCGACGACATGGAGCTGTCCGCCGACAAGAAGACGCTGTGGGTGACGTTCCGTTTCGCGAAGAAGGTCGGGATCATCGACCTGGCCTCGCGCAAGCTGGTGCAGACGATCGCCGTCGGCCGCTCGCCGCACGGCATCTACTTCTACGACCGCGCGCCGTGGAGAGCGGCGAACGGCGCGTGA
- a CDS encoding rhodanese-like domain-containing protein — protein sequence MSTLDQLYAKADERRAQGALNYAGALLPVEAFELLQLDPSARLVDVRTRAELDWIGRPLVGDGQYLHLEWTRYPGGVPNAEFVNELKAALPADTPMLFLCRSAARSKLAAVASAQAGFTKAFDLLEGFEGAKDAEGHRKTVDGWCFRKLPWIGA from the coding sequence ATGAGTACGCTGGACCAGCTTTACGCGAAGGCCGACGAACGCCGCGCACAAGGCGCGCTCAACTATGCCGGCGCGCTGCTGCCCGTTGAAGCATTCGAACTGCTGCAGCTCGACCCGTCGGCGCGCCTCGTCGACGTGCGCACCCGCGCCGAGCTCGACTGGATCGGCCGCCCGCTCGTCGGCGACGGCCAGTACCTGCACCTCGAATGGACGCGTTACCCGGGCGGCGTGCCGAACGCCGAATTCGTCAACGAACTGAAGGCGGCCCTCCCGGCCGATACGCCCATGCTGTTCCTGTGCCGCAGCGCCGCGCGCTCGAAGCTCGCCGCGGTCGCGTCCGCGCAGGCCGGCTTCACGAAGGCGTTCGACCTGCTCGAAGGCTTCGAAGGCGCGAAGGACGCCGAAGGCCACCGCAAGACGGTCGACGGCTGGTGCTTCCGCAAACTGCCGTGGATCGGCGCCTGA
- a CDS encoding EI24 domain-containing protein — translation MNDLLRSFVRALASALHPRMLWLTLMPFVVSALLWGAVLWFSWQTLLDLARGALDGFVLTAMLYRAFDAIGMSQLHAVVAPFVVVSLAIPLIVLTVLLLIATISMPVVIKHLSNRQFAALEAKRGGTFFGSVVNSLGAAIVGVVLLVVTIPLWLIPPFFALLPPVIWGWLTYRVMTYDALALHASRDERRALVRRHRWPLIGIGVATGLLGTVPTFVWVSSVWMMVLFPFVAAAMIWVYAFILVFSALWFGHYCLRALEDLRASARATAIDMGQA, via the coding sequence ATGAACGACTTGCTGCGTTCCTTCGTCCGGGCGCTCGCCAGCGCGCTGCACCCGCGCATGCTGTGGCTCACCCTGATGCCGTTCGTCGTGTCGGCGCTGCTGTGGGGCGCCGTGCTGTGGTTCTCGTGGCAGACGCTGCTGGACCTCGCGCGCGGCGCGCTCGACGGCTTCGTGCTGACGGCCATGCTGTACCGCGCATTCGACGCGATCGGCATGTCGCAACTGCATGCGGTCGTCGCGCCGTTCGTGGTCGTGTCGCTCGCGATCCCGCTGATCGTGCTGACCGTGCTGCTGCTGATCGCGACGATCTCGATGCCGGTCGTGATCAAGCACCTGTCGAATCGCCAGTTCGCGGCACTCGAAGCGAAGCGGGGCGGCACCTTCTTCGGCAGCGTGGTCAATTCGCTCGGCGCGGCGATCGTCGGCGTCGTGCTGCTCGTCGTCACGATCCCGCTGTGGCTGATTCCGCCGTTCTTCGCGCTGCTGCCGCCGGTGATCTGGGGCTGGCTCACGTACCGCGTGATGACCTACGACGCGCTCGCGCTGCACGCGAGCCGCGACGAGCGCCGCGCGCTGGTGCGCCGGCACCGCTGGCCGCTGATCGGCATCGGCGTCGCGACCGGGCTGCTCGGCACCGTGCCGACCTTCGTGTGGGTCTCGTCGGTCTGGATGATGGTGCTGTTTCCGTTCGTCGCGGCCGCCATGATCTGGGTTTACGCTTTCATCCTCGTCTTCTCGGCGCTGTGGTTCGGGCACTACTGCCTGCGCGCGCTGGAGGACCTGCGCGCGAGTGCGCGCGCCACCGCAATCGACATGGGGCAGGCATGA
- a CDS encoding competence/damage-inducible protein A — MSIGIIIIGDEILSGRRQDKHLAKIIELLGARGLALDWAEYVGDDPARITATLARAIASGDIVFSTGGIGATPDDHTRQCAAAALGVPLELHPEAKALISERIRETHTDPAAPVDFDSPENQHRFNMGVFPAGATIIPNGYNRIPGFSVGDLHFVPGFPVMAWPMIEWVLDTKYAHLHHATPHAERSLYVFELPESTLTPLMEKIERDFPGVRVFSLPSVGDAERGGIYARRHIDLGVKGEPEAVAAAFVKLREGVHLLGGDVVEPDTPRA; from the coding sequence ATGAGCATCGGCATCATCATCATCGGCGACGAAATCCTTTCGGGCCGTCGGCAGGACAAGCATCTGGCGAAGATCATCGAGCTGCTCGGCGCGCGCGGCCTCGCGCTCGACTGGGCCGAATACGTCGGCGACGATCCGGCGCGTATCACCGCGACGCTCGCACGCGCGATCGCGTCGGGCGACATCGTGTTCTCGACGGGCGGGATCGGCGCGACGCCGGACGACCATACGCGCCAGTGCGCGGCCGCCGCGCTCGGCGTGCCGCTCGAGCTGCATCCGGAGGCGAAGGCGTTGATTTCGGAGCGCATTCGCGAAACGCATACCGATCCGGCCGCGCCGGTCGATTTCGATTCCCCGGAGAACCAGCATCGCTTCAACATGGGCGTGTTCCCGGCGGGCGCGACGATCATCCCGAACGGCTACAACCGGATTCCCGGCTTCTCGGTCGGCGATCTGCATTTCGTGCCGGGCTTCCCGGTGATGGCGTGGCCGATGATCGAATGGGTGCTCGATACGAAGTACGCGCACCTGCATCACGCGACGCCGCATGCCGAGCGCTCGCTGTACGTGTTCGAGCTGCCGGAATCGACGCTCACGCCGTTGATGGAGAAGATCGAGCGCGATTTCCCCGGTGTGCGCGTGTTCAGCCTGCCGAGCGTCGGCGACGCGGAGCGCGGGGGCATCTATGCGCGCCGTCACATCGATCTCGGCGTGAAGGGCGAGCCGGAAGCGGTCGCGGCCGCGTTCGTGAAGCTGCGCGAAGGCGTGCACCTGCTCGGCGGCGACGTCGTCGAGCCCGATACGCCGCGCGCCTGA